TTACCTTGGAGTCTTTTGTTCCTTCATGTAATTTTACCATAagatcccaaagctcttttgcattCTCGTAGGGCCTGACTTGGTTTAATTCCTCCATGGTTATGTCTCACTAAATGGTGTTTATGGCTTTGTAGTTCATttatgccttcttgatcattgggggagtccaGTCTTCTAGCTCTATGGGCTTCCCATTTACCATTGGTGGTGTGTATCCCTTTAGTATATTAAAACCATAGCTCAATGTTGAACTTGaggtagcactccattctattaTTCCGGTAGCTAAAGTTATCTCCTTTGAATTCCAAGTTTGTCGAGATTCGATCTTCCAGGTTGTTTACcaaaataggttcggtcgaccaatccttgtgttcggtcgatcgatccaccaTGAATACCAATTGTGCTTTGCTCAATCTGAACTTTGTTCCATGGCAGCttggttcggttgactgaacctccTGTCCAGTGATCAATCCTTCAGAatttgtaaaacaaagttagatgCACAGTATATAAAAGATATccttgcaacacaaagttagcacatagatATGATGCATTAGTAATAATAGACAGTAAaatctgtcttgatctcaacttagaaatctctcggtttcttcagttggatcaacgacttAGGGTTTGTCCCTTCTCGGGATATGACCTCCTCGTCACTCCTctctagttgtttacctcaacatacttgtcaaatatcgaatccttcagacctgtttggactttggcTTAGCATCGGATCTGCTCACCAGGGCTTTCTCTCAatttaggtcctccagacctatcgactcCAGCTGTCAGGTGTCAAGTCCTCGACCCACCTGAACTTCCTGCCTGGCTTCaacgatctactaagactttcctACCTAGACAGGACTAAGACTTTCCTtgttgagtaaatagcctgcacacttagttaattttgttggtgcgggaagcatccgacgatcgaaccggtgctttgattatgtcaaagggttcaagttaagttggtttgtgatctaaTATGTGTGAAtaagtttgcagaaaagtcctaactacggttaggcaggttgaaaaccctagggggtggtaaccctaggtcctagggggttgtaaccctaagtggtgaaaaaccctaaggggtggcaaccttaggtcctagggggtggtaaccctaggtggaggaacacCCTAAGGGGtggttgttggatcgaaaagaatttagatatctccacaatagcatgatattgtccactttgggcctagactctcatggctttgctcttgggctctccccaaaaggcctcatgctaatggagatatctttttctcttataaacccatgatctttcccatgtgtttccaatatgggactatgtttgcaaccttgcaaccccaacaatccccccccctcaaacaaaggaccatagacttcccacgtccgatcctcgacccaccaggtcttcctgcccctcggtccacccgacctactaggacttccttgcctagccacaactaggacttcctgcctggtgtctggtcctcttgatccgaacataggagcccccactttctttgttcgaggtcaatattatacccacatggctcaatcagaccatagctcttgtgcacagtcggcggttaaaccttctggcagtccgggctctgataccaattgttgaatcgaaaagaatttagatatctccacaatagcatgatattgtccactttgggcctagaccctcatggttttgctcttgggctctccccaaaaggcctcatgctaatggagatatttttttatcttataaacccatgatctttcccatgtgtttccaatatgggactatgtttgcaaccttgcaaccccaacagcggcaaccttaggtcctagggggtggtaaccctaggtggagaaaaatcctagggggcggtaaccctaggtcctagggggtggtaaccctaggtagaaagtccagtcggtttggaggattggactggcatcaggtaacttCTTCTGagcggagtaggtgagggtgcgttccccaGAAGAGGAAACAGTacgcgtcggttcgacctaggattttcggatggaaattcaaagtcaaaaccggacagtccaaagactgtcaaacCTATTTTTCGTATATTATCTGtggtgttctaactctgttttgtaggtgaCTAACATTTTTGTGTAGGGTTAGATctgacctggatcgatcaaccgaaccttgggatcggtcgaccgaccccCCAAAGCCAGTAGATCAGACTTCCAGAAATTGGACCAAGCTCGAGtagaggatcggtcaaccgaaccaaggATCATTGAAGACTGGATCAGGCCAGATTGATCGGGTCAGAGAAGCGAATCGGTAGACCGAACGacgggatcaatcgaccgaaccccGGATGAGACTTGACCAGATCAAAGAGGAGCGAGCGGATCCGGCGGATCGgataggaggagatcgcctgatcggtcgatcgaacgcagggatcgatcgaccgatctgccTCGGGTCAAGCCTGATCCCgaaacttggggatctggatcaacaTGATAGAGCCTATAAAATGGAGCATCGGGAAGCAGCCAGACATCGATCTCGAACAGAACAACCGGTGCTTCCGAACGCTCTCTGATCGCTTCCAACACGcgctgctactccgacaactAACGACCTCGTAATTCTTGTGTATTGTCGGTACCATTTCTTTATTCAGCACTTGTAATCCTTGATTGTAAAAGTttttcgaactgatagtgattgcccaccgaaagtgatctttgatcgtgggccttggagtaagagtcgccctaggctccgaaccaagtaaacctttggtgtctctctgtgtttgtgctTATTCTGTTTATCATTTCCACTGCTTTAACTCGAACATTTTTcgattccgaaacgagtgaaagccacgagcgctattcccccccccccccccctctagcgctttcgatccaacaaatgtATCAtatcacaataagacttaacttgaaattttgacaatatcaaaactcagattcgatTCTAGTGCACCCTGCTCCAACATCATATTCTTTGAATGGGTGAATATttgccaaggtggagattgttaaTAGGTGGCTCATATCTAAGTGAAGGTCAATGCGAGGGACGTCatgaatgaaaagaaagaaatgccGAAAAAAATTCTATTATGGGTTTTTggaataaaattctgttaagttgttttcataatagaattctgttatgattttttagtaataaaattctgttatggatttttggatttgttttgGCATGTTGGGATCTGAGCACTATTTATAGGAGTCATTGTGAACCTGTTATTAGTATCATTATTATGATAAAGACTCTTTTAtgtaaacaaaattctaataaagtttcggTTGTTTTATGGAATAGGCACGCcatcgaaccacggtaactcttctccttctttttcttccttgtgtTAGCTCTTTCTTATGCATCTTTGTCTCGTTGCTCCACGTAATCTTTTTCTCTATTCCTCTTCTTCCGTGTTAGTGGTTAAGAGGTGTTACCCccttcatttgaggggaggattattAGGAATACaattaaagtcccacattgaaaaaatatgaaaaaaaatcatgggtttaagAAAGGATGAAGATATTTCTATTAGAACAAGGTCTTTTGTGtaaagcccaaaaataaaatcatgaggatttatgtccaaagtgaacaatatcataccattataaaaatatatgaattattttagtcccgacaaatggtatcagagctatgatCCAGACTAGATGTCACATGGGGTGACCTTGAATATCGTTTGAGGGGAAGATTGTTAGGAATACAATCAAAGCTCCACATTGAAAAAATATCATAGGTTTAAAAGGATGAAGATATCTCAATTGGTATGAGGCTTTTTGGATAgagtcaaaaaaaaaatcatgagggcttaggcccaaagtgaaaaTTATCATACCaatgtggagatatgtgaattttTTGGATACAACAAATGGTATTAGAGTCATGGTCTAAACTGGATGTCATATTAGGTAGCCTTAAACAAAGATGAGGGGAGGCACAAAACATATCAAGATTAATCGGATGCTTGCGGCGAGACCCAAACATATCAAGAGTGATCGAATGCTTGCAGGGAAGTCTAGAGCAGGTAAAGAACGATCGGATGTTTGCAGGGAGACCCGGAGCAAGTCAAGAGTGATTGGATGCTTGTGGGAGGCCCGGAACAGGTTAGCAGTGACCAGATGCAGATGCTTGTAGGAGATCTGGAGTAACTTGAGAGTAACCGAATCCTTGTGGGGAGGCTCAGATTAGGTCAAAAGTGATCAGATACTTGTGAGGATGCCCGAACCATAAGAATAATGATAGTCATTtatttgaggggaggattattAGAAATATAATCAAAATCTCCCTTATAGAGATAtggaaaaaattataaatttaaaaggataaaaatatcTCTATTTATATGAAATCTTTTTagtaaatcttaaaaataaaattatgagaaTTTAACCTtaaaatagataatatttttattattatgaaaatatataatttttttttgtcataaCAGATATAATCTAATATGTGTTCTTCGCCCTAGTAATCTGAATTCAAATGTGTGATGGTCaaatttcaaagatttttttttttttaaacttgatTCAATTAGAAATTTGACATTATGGTTGATACCTAAAAGCATTAAGCTTCAGAAACCATGCATTTAACGAAAGACGTTAGATACGTGTCAATTTGCTTGACTACCAATTGTTCCGTTCGGTACATGTGTCTTGTTTAATGACCAGTGTATCGAAAATtcgatttttattttaatttattttatttttttggctCGATGAATCTATCTACACTGCGTTTCAGTAAGCTATCCATCAAATCATGGTTTGAATACAAATTAATTGCTTTGAAAAATTTGACAGCTGTAAGTTTCCATAAACTCCATAGTTTAACGGAGGTTACCTAAAACCACTAGGAATCCTTCCCTTCCTATAAATACCACTCAATTGGGAACAACAAATTCCAAGACGACGAAGCAGCGCCGCCAGCCATGATCTCCGGATGTCGCTCGTCTCTCCACTGCGTCGACGAGCAGGAGCCCTTGAAGTCCATCCATAGCGTGCCATACAAGTGGCCGGACTCCGACATCGCCTTCGCCAAGTCGGTAGCGGCGGCGCAGAGCAGAGGAGCTCGGTCGCCCGACATCGTCGACAGCTACTCGTGCCGGCAGCTCTACCTGCGGAGCTACACCTTCACGAAGAAGGAGACAGTGGCGCAGAAGACGCGACGGTGCGTCCGGAAGCTCCAGGACAGCGCCGCCTCCTCGCCGATCTTCTCCACCGCCCGGAGCGCCGACGGCCGTCATGCGGAGATGGAGAGGAGCAATAAGGGGCGCAAGAAGCTCAGCATGGCGGTTCGCTCCCTCCTCTTCTGCGGCACGAAGGTCGAAGTGGCGGATTGAGGTTGACGATGGCGATCGAAAGTCGATCGCGGGATTAAGTTGGAATTAAATTGTCTTAGTTTTCTTGGAATTTGAAGAGAATATTACATATACATAGGAGGATACACCAGACTCATGGTCTTCTACGACCTATATGGTATGTTTTAGTTCTGAATTACTgacgaaaaaggaaaaaaaaatttatggtaAAAAATTATTGAGAGAAGAAAAGATAATTTCTTTTTACATGTTTATTAAAAGAAGTGAATACATATgacataattttataaataataaaagatatctctatcaaaaaaaattttatacatgaTATAATTGTATGAATTAAAAATGAtacatgtattattttttttaatatatgacataattttataaataaaaaaaattatatgtatCATATTTTTTCAATTGTAAAGTGATCGATTCTGACTAAACTATCTGTGATTGATTGTAATTCTCTTCCCTGCCAATTTTAATGAAGTAACTGATAATAATATTTTCGCTGTAAAAAGTTTTTCTtagaattattttctattttctcaaataaattgACCATTGAGAGTTATTTGTTGATTCTTAAGGACTTATTTACACTCTAATACTTGCTTCTTTTTTTTTGCTACTTTAGATGTTTCTCAATGTAGTGAGAGGGAAGCACCAGAAGCGATTAAAGAGTTGAAAATGTAGCTCCAACAAATTTGAAGTGTATTATGAGGCTCTTGAGTTGCCTTTAGAACAAaatgttttttaattttgtaaataaaaatcaTTCCCACAGCACCTTTCCTCTCCTCATCGGCATCATCGAGGTGGATAAACAATAGGTTTGACGATAGGGATTGAATACCAATTCAATAGACATGGAGACGATCTTAGGTGGAATGAATCCAACTAATTCTTTAAAATGCCACTAATTAGCTGGTGTTTTTTTTATTTGCCGGACTGATTGGAATCGAGAACAGAGTCATCGGAACCGGAGGACTGAGAGAATAGACGCCCGAGCCGATCCCATTCCTCGTCCGGCGAGAGCTGAGGCCCAACCGGCACGTCCCGCAACCGGTTGCAGAACGCTCGGTAAGCGAGGACTAACATGTCTCGCACCGTCGCTCTGATATCCTCCATCATACCGGCGTCCGCCTCCACTCAGCTCGCCTGGGGCGACAGTGCCTCGTCGAGCGCCGCAGTAAACGTCCGCATCCTCTCCCTCGCCTCCGTAGCTGTTGACGCTTCCTTCACGGGCACTTCCATCCGCTCGTATCTGGTCAAGTACTGCCGGACCTTCGCCGCGTGTTGCGCCGCCCGCTGCTCCCACAGCAGTCCGCAAGATCGCATTCAATTCACTGCGTAGTGGAGGTTGTTCGCCAGGAATAGATTCGAAAAGGCAGCGTCACGGTATAAATTAGCCTTCCGCTCGAGATGACTGAGAAGCGCCTCCAACAGCTTGTCAAGCCGTGCGGCGAATCCCGTGTCGGAGATGGATACCGATGATGACGTGTCGGAGGCAGCGGACTGCGGGGGCGATGGCTGCCATTCGGCAAAGATCTCCACGATGGAGAGATGGTAGTCGGACAGCCGAGTGATGTAG
This window of the Zingiber officinale cultivar Zhangliang chromosome 3B, Zo_v1.1, whole genome shotgun sequence genome carries:
- the LOC122054819 gene encoding uncharacterized protein LOC122054819, whose translation is MISGCRSSLHCVDEQEPLKSIHSVPYKWPDSDIAFAKSVAAAQSRGARSPDIVDSYSCRQLYLRSYTFTKKETVAQKTRRCVRKLQDSAASSPIFSTARSADGRHAEMERSNKGRKKLSMAVRSLLFCGTKVEVAD